A part of Hippea maritima DSM 10411 genomic DNA contains:
- a CDS encoding endonuclease MutS2, whose amino-acid sequence MKDTLEILQYNKLKDLIQKHIQTEYGKEQLKKLKPIFDIELAKSNFQMLNEFFEHFTKWGALVLDDVFIKSIIEDSFNGMLDEKELKSIGNFISLLLYIKEEIEQNNPELYEEYINFDIPLSLLDEINKTIDDYGFLKDSATAHLFEIRQQKQQISQNITRILKNLMHGRLRDILLDTAIFLKRSRYTLLLKPNYKEYISGRIIDIGKSGGFFVEPDAVFKENSHLEDITAQEEAERRRILTNLTHQVRENANRLRHNEKKLGVFDVIVAKYHYSKNLPECDIEFSSDPIIKAKRAKHPILAAIKEKTIPVDIDLSTNRKLIITGPNTGGKTVFLKTIGLLIVGIFSAIPPNAEQLTIGSFDNVFAIIGDEQDIFESLSGFSSKIVAFREAFKKATSNTMMLIDEIGSGTSPDEGEAVAYSIIKNTAKKCPVCATTHYKKLAYILESEGFRVAAFEFNTKTLKPTYKLTYDRIGKSYGIEILKTLNVDKQITNEAHEFYSNQASIFNKLEGQLQKTIEHYTKAKNALAKTKERYINLIENEKKEKEELIQKLKEEQYQKQKEYEKLLESLKNEISQLLKTKNISKAHKKINQIKQQSKNLFKDEKQKQEVPLFRVGEAVLFNGLKGTITSIKSDKATVEIEGKLLNVKLSSLSKIEHKKEEKQIKVNTKLSDVSLELNLIGKRRDEAYFDLVKFIDSLSLQSIKTARIVHGIGNGILKDMVRETLKQLPHVKEFHPAPPHEGGDGATIVELK is encoded by the coding sequence ATGAAAGATACATTAGAGATTCTGCAGTACAACAAGTTAAAGGATTTAATTCAAAAACATATACAAACGGAATACGGTAAAGAGCAGCTAAAAAAACTAAAGCCTATATTTGATATAGAATTAGCAAAAAGTAATTTTCAAATGCTCAATGAATTTTTTGAACACTTTACCAAATGGGGAGCATTAGTACTTGACGATGTTTTTATAAAATCAATCATTGAAGATTCATTTAATGGTATGCTTGATGAAAAAGAACTAAAAAGTATAGGCAACTTCATCTCTCTACTACTGTACATAAAAGAGGAAATAGAACAAAACAATCCAGAGCTATACGAAGAATATATAAACTTTGACATACCCCTAAGCCTACTCGATGAGATAAACAAAACTATTGACGATTACGGCTTTTTAAAGGATTCAGCAACAGCACACTTATTCGAAATAAGACAACAAAAACAGCAAATATCTCAGAACATTACAAGAATTTTAAAAAATCTAATGCATGGTCGTTTAAGGGATATTCTTTTAGATACGGCTATCTTTCTTAAACGCTCCCGATACACACTACTTCTTAAACCAAATTATAAAGAATATATATCGGGTCGCATAATAGACATAGGAAAAAGCGGCGGTTTTTTTGTAGAACCGGATGCCGTATTTAAAGAAAATTCACATTTAGAAGATATTACAGCTCAAGAGGAAGCAGAAAGGAGAAGGATTTTAACAAATCTAACCCATCAAGTAAGAGAAAATGCCAACAGATTAAGGCACAATGAAAAAAAATTAGGAGTTTTTGATGTCATTGTTGCCAAATATCATTACTCGAAAAACTTACCGGAGTGCGATATCGAGTTTAGCTCAGATCCAATAATTAAAGCAAAAAGAGCAAAACACCCTATACTTGCAGCAATAAAGGAAAAAACAATACCTGTTGATATAGATTTATCTACAAACAGGAAACTTATAATCACAGGACCCAATACGGGTGGTAAAACTGTATTCCTAAAAACTATAGGACTTTTAATAGTTGGAATTTTTTCAGCAATACCGCCTAATGCAGAACAACTAACTATAGGGAGTTTTGATAATGTTTTTGCTATTATAGGTGATGAACAAGATATATTTGAATCGTTGAGCGGATTCTCTTCAAAAATTGTTGCATTCAGAGAGGCTTTCAAAAAAGCCACATCAAATACAATGATGCTTATAGATGAAATAGGTTCGGGCACTTCTCCAGATGAGGGCGAAGCCGTGGCATACTCAATTATAAAAAATACAGCTAAAAAATGCCCTGTATGCGCTACTACTCACTATAAAAAATTGGCCTATATTTTAGAATCCGAGGGGTTTAGAGTAGCAGCATTTGAGTTTAACACAAAAACATTAAAACCCACATACAAACTGACATACGATAGAATAGGAAAAAGCTACGGCATTGAAATATTAAAAACATTAAATGTAGATAAGCAAATAACAAATGAAGCGCATGAATTCTACTCAAATCAGGCAAGCATATTCAACAAACTTGAAGGTCAGCTTCAGAAAACCATTGAACATTACACAAAAGCCAAAAATGCACTTGCCAAAACCAAAGAAAGATACATAAATCTAATCGAAAATGAAAAGAAGGAAAAAGAAGAGCTCATACAGAAACTAAAAGAGGAGCAGTATCAAAAGCAAAAGGAGTACGAAAAGTTATTGGAATCTTTAAAGAATGAAATATCCCAATTACTCAAAACGAAAAATATATCGAAAGCCCACAAAAAGATAAACCAAATAAAACAACAATCAAAAAATTTATTCAAAGATGAAAAACAAAAACAAGAAGTTCCTTTATTTAGGGTTGGTGAAGCTGTTTTATTTAACGGTTTAAAAGGCACGATAACATCGATAAAATCAGATAAAGCTACCGTTGAAATAGAGGGAAAACTCTTAAACGTTAAACTATCAAGTCTAAGCAAAATAGAACATAAAAAAGAAGAAAAACAAATAAAGGTAAATACAAAATTATCCGATGTTTCTTTAGAGTTAAATCTTATAGGCAAGCGCAGGGATGAGGCTTATTTCGATCTTGTGAAATTTATAGATTCACTCTCTTTGCAATCTATAAAAACTGCCCGCATAGTTCACGGCATAGGTAATGGAATATTAAAAGATATGGTAAGAGAGACTTTAAAACAACTACCCCATGTAAAAGAATTTCACCCTGCCCCACCCCATGAAGGTGGAGATGGGGCAACTATAGTGGAACTTAAATGA
- the cobO gene encoding cob(I)yrinic acid a,c-diamide adenosyltransferase, whose product MKTKGYIQIYTGNGKGKTTAAIGLAVRAVGAGLKVLFVQFVKGQFYSEHKALKQFENITIKQFGRPGFIHSKPSQEDIKKAKEGYEFVLKAFKENLYDVVILDEANIAVFFKLFSEEDLIELMDKKPQNTELIITGRYATEKVIEKADLVTEMREVKHYYKKGVEAREGIEK is encoded by the coding sequence ATGAAAACTAAGGGCTATATTCAAATTTACACAGGCAACGGAAAGGGCAAAACTACAGCCGCCATAGGATTGGCCGTAAGGGCTGTGGGTGCTGGGCTAAAGGTTTTGTTTGTCCAATTCGTCAAAGGTCAATTTTACAGTGAACATAAAGCACTCAAGCAATTTGAAAACATAACCATAAAACAGTTTGGAAGGCCCGGATTTATACATTCAAAACCATCACAAGAAGACATAAAAAAAGCTAAAGAAGGCTATGAATTTGTATTAAAAGCATTCAAAGAAAACCTATACGATGTTGTTATATTGGATGAGGCAAATATAGCCGTGTTTTTCAAATTATTCAGCGAAGAGGATTTGATAGAATTAATGGATAAAAAACCACAGAACACCGAACTTATAATAACGGGCAGATATGCAACAGAAAAGGTTATAGAAAAAGCAGACTTGGTTACTGAAATGAGAGAAGTAAAACACTATTACAAAAAAGGGGTTGAGGCAAGAGAAGGTATAGAAAAGTAA
- a CDS encoding class II aldolase/adducin family protein encodes MIGEFRRIGNMMFLSGLVDASSGNMSFKAKDGVWITKTGKSLYNLRGKDIVKIGFERDVRWNAASSEVEIHINIYKLNKKSKAILHAHSISTIILSLKGYKTIEPIDYEGSLFLKSVDILDIPYNNWQTAKEIIPQYLKETQKQIVVAKGHGVFAYSDTLFGALQLISALENSSKIILGVEGD; translated from the coding sequence ATGATAGGGGAATTTAGACGTATAGGGAATATGATGTTTCTTTCAGGCCTTGTGGATGCATCAAGCGGCAATATGAGTTTTAAGGCAAAAGATGGAGTATGGATAACAAAGACGGGAAAGAGCCTGTACAACTTAAGAGGCAAAGACATAGTAAAGATTGGTTTTGAGAGGGATGTAAGATGGAATGCTGCATCAAGTGAGGTTGAAATTCATATAAATATTTACAAATTAAACAAAAAATCCAAGGCTATCCTGCATGCTCACTCTATATCTACCATCATCCTTTCCCTCAAGGGATATAAAACAATAGAACCAATAGACTATGAAGGAAGCTTGTTTTTAAAGAGTGTAGACATCCTGGATATACCCTACAATAACTGGCAAACAGCAAAAGAGATTATTCCGCAATACTTAAAAGAAACCCAAAAACAGATAGTTGTAGCTAAAGGACATGGTGTTTTTGCCTATTCCGATACACTTTTTGGAGCACTACAGCTAATAAGTGCTCTGGAGAATTCATCAAAAATAATCTTGGGTGTTGAAGGTGATTGA
- the dnaG gene encoding DNA primase: MKDIVEEIKKRVDIVDFISGYVSLKKRGSNYFGLCPFHHEKTPSFSVNPKGGFYHCFGCGESGDVITFLMKIENLDFKEAIRELAKRYNIPIHIKERSKNDALFEIHSIAEKYFFEKLKLNKTALDYLKNRQINDDAIELFKIGFAPESSELEKILKKEGFKEKELINSGIFIQGSRGVFNRFSNRIIFPIKNEHGQTIAFGGRILNDDKTKAKYLNSPETPIFSKQKVLFGLNLAKDEIRKTKEVIVTEGYMDCLRLQISGIKNSTATLGTALSRFHINILKRMADKIYMNYDADDAGFRAILRSAPTILSSEMKPFVVILDKGEDPDSFIRNNSKEAYIKKLSSAKDYFSYIIDFIKNKYDIEHPSEKMRAIEELKPIILSVQEPILKAAYTSKASRVFNVSEDAFLAKTASFEFLSSITKQEALLSIILRDIELMAWIEDLDDFKDEFEGLQKELYLNAVRFYLSGEEFSIEAFEKNLSDSQKKLFYKLISLPQTDINERYQRRKVLLYLLAQFKLDKLKKQLRIIQQKIQENPKSEFFEEYNKTFSEIKEVLSAWQDS, encoded by the coding sequence ATGAAAGACATAGTAGAAGAAATAAAAAAAAGGGTTGATATAGTGGATTTTATATCGGGCTATGTTTCACTAAAGAAACGCGGCTCAAACTATTTCGGTCTATGCCCATTCCACCACGAAAAAACACCATCATTCTCCGTAAATCCAAAAGGTGGATTCTATCACTGTTTTGGCTGTGGAGAGAGTGGAGATGTCATTACATTTTTAATGAAAATAGAGAACTTAGACTTCAAAGAAGCCATAAGAGAACTTGCAAAGCGATATAACATACCTATTCACATAAAAGAACGTTCAAAAAACGATGCACTCTTTGAAATTCACTCAATAGCTGAGAAATACTTTTTTGAAAAACTCAAGTTAAATAAAACAGCTTTGGACTATTTAAAAAATAGACAGATAAACGATGATGCAATAGAGCTTTTCAAAATAGGCTTTGCACCTGAAAGCTCAGAACTTGAAAAAATACTAAAAAAAGAGGGTTTTAAGGAAAAAGAACTAATAAATTCTGGAATATTTATCCAAGGCAGCAGGGGAGTGTTTAATAGGTTCTCTAATCGCATAATATTTCCAATAAAAAACGAACACGGGCAAACGATAGCCTTTGGTGGAAGGATACTAAACGACGACAAAACCAAAGCCAAATATCTAAATTCACCCGAAACGCCCATATTCTCAAAACAGAAGGTGCTTTTCGGCCTGAATTTAGCAAAAGATGAAATAAGAAAAACAAAAGAGGTTATAGTTACAGAAGGCTATATGGATTGCTTAAGGCTACAGATAAGTGGCATAAAAAATTCTACAGCTACATTAGGAACAGCTCTATCGAGGTTTCATATAAACATATTAAAGAGAATGGCAGATAAAATCTACATGAACTACGATGCTGACGATGCAGGTTTCAGAGCAATTCTAAGAAGCGCCCCCACAATATTGAGCAGCGAGATGAAACCCTTTGTTGTAATATTGGATAAAGGCGAGGACCCGGATAGCTTTATAAGAAATAACTCAAAAGAGGCTTATATTAAAAAACTATCGTCGGCTAAGGATTATTTTAGCTATATAATAGACTTTATAAAAAACAAATACGACATAGAACACCCATCGGAAAAGATGAGAGCAATAGAAGAGTTAAAACCCATAATCCTAAGTGTTCAGGAACCTATACTCAAGGCAGCATACACATCAAAAGCCTCAAGGGTGTTTAATGTTTCAGAGGATGCATTCTTAGCTAAAACAGCATCATTTGAATTTTTATCATCAATAACAAAACAAGAGGCACTTCTCAGTATCATTCTAAGGGATATAGAATTGATGGCATGGATTGAGGATTTAGATGACTTTAAAGATGAATTTGAGGGGCTACAAAAAGAGCTTTACTTAAACGCAGTAAGGTTTTATTTAAGTGGCGAAGAATTTAGCATAGAGGCATTTGAAAAAAACCTATCCGATAGCCAGAAAAAATTATTCTACAAACTCATCTCCCTACCGCAAACCGACATAAATGAAAGATACCAAAGAAGAAAGGTGCTTTTGTATCTTTTAGCTCAGTTCAAGTTAGATAAATTAAAAAAACAACTAAGAATTATTCAGCAAAAAATTCAAGAAAACCCAAAAAGCGAATTCTTTGAAGAATACAATAAAACTTTTAGCGAAATAAAAGAGGTGTTAAGTGCTTGGCAAGATAGTTGA
- a CDS encoding HD-GYP domain-containing protein has translation MKFTPIRLKLIKPSQKRDFDIYILEETKPVLLLSKDKPFDKDNPALKYNSNFIAYIPISQLKEYKKYICKNIDDILKDPLMSKKNKMYAIYISLIDNLENLVNNRDLNIARDISKNISLFIANAINDEKAMAIFLSFIKSDVHNLAVHMFNVGIYASMLTKKMFTDLSTQKLEEISKGYFLHDIGMLKIDPEILLKKGKYSKEEYEEIKKHTIYGVEIIRNDLKIRSPIIERIILEHHERKDGSGYPYGKTDINIFAKICSICDIFDAITSKREYKDENPKTTFEALKDNIDFFVSEFGKDIYENFVKCFSVVI, from the coding sequence ATGAAGTTTACCCCCATAAGACTAAAACTTATAAAGCCATCGCAAAAGAGAGATTTTGATATATATATTTTAGAGGAAACTAAGCCTGTACTTTTGCTTAGCAAAGACAAACCATTTGATAAGGATAATCCTGCATTAAAATACAATTCAAATTTTATAGCCTATATTCCTATCTCTCAATTAAAGGAATACAAAAAATACATATGCAAAAATATAGATGATATTTTAAAAGACCCATTAATGTCAAAAAAGAATAAAATGTACGCCATATACATCTCACTAATAGATAACTTGGAAAACCTGGTAAACAACAGGGATTTAAACATAGCAAGAGATATATCAAAAAATATATCACTCTTTATAGCCAACGCAATAAACGACGAAAAAGCCATGGCGATTTTTCTGTCATTCATAAAGAGCGACGTGCACAACTTAGCCGTTCATATGTTCAACGTAGGAATATACGCTTCGATGCTAACAAAAAAGATGTTTACAGACTTATCCACACAAAAACTTGAGGAAATCTCGAAGGGCTATTTTTTACACGATATAGGCATGTTAAAAATAGACCCAGAAATTTTACTAAAAAAAGGTAAATACTCAAAAGAAGAATATGAGGAGATAAAAAAACATACAATTTACGGTGTTGAAATAATTAGAAACGACCTAAAGATTCGCTCTCCAATTATTGAAAGAATCATACTTGAACACCATGAAAGAAAAGATGGATCGGGTTATCCTTATGGCAAAACAGATATAAACATTTTTGCTAAAATATGTTCTATATGTGACATATTCGATGCTATAACATCAAAGAGGGAATATAAAGACGAAAACCCAAAAACAACATTTGAAGCTCTAAAAGACAATATAGACTTCTTTGTGAGCGAGTTCGGAAAAGATATATATGAAAACTTCGTAAAATGTTTTAGCGTAGTAATATGA
- a CDS encoding EAL domain-containing protein has protein sequence MRKAIFALSQINELILTENDELELFRKLANLIVDKIGYTECIVGKVDEETKLIDKLFIRAKLKEAEKLTKKHLIGVDPEKPYGRGSASKAYQSKKVILIPEVKTNPNMAYWNEFYINFNIHSACSIPIIKNERVEYIIILLDTTPYAFDENHMELLERLQLNLSFALEKIQNQKDMALFNEALEKTHEWAIITNRDGVILKANKAVSDISGYSRNELLGKKPNIFKSGYHDKKFYENLWNTILSGKTFSAKFTNKTKNGSIFYLDSLITPILHNGEVYRFVDLSRNITKEVIYSERLKFQSSLYNILFHLTNISTQIKSKREYLKKLTKLFVKFAQINISFMIKVHNNKIIITNTTAKNRKYKDMTKKLQVIINNNPLLAIPALKTLKNGRVYIQNNAMDEKLKPISEIATIYGIGSCCSIPIKEKGKTEAALVLVSTQKNIFDKKLFELVNTVAKQIEVTLGKIDKERFLNIVLTAINIGFEFVFIVDKNLKFVYINDSLKKVSGYSNKDVINKSLIDFLVKDEDKDSIKNLITKLKTGESISKAITYRKKDGKLESFLATITPHKENDSVEYFIGVGKQITPENDLLNELNKLLHYDSLTGLLNSKAFVESIEKFLIRAKKEELIGAIAVINPLSFKNINEAFGFETGNQILTQVAQRLKSATFNYDIVAKLESDRFGIILKDLKKEEDSLIALERILKELAKPYRINNSNIILSFNIGLSLYPKDGTSTKELLNKAQIALADARSRGEDRIGFFRKNFETKATKLIKLKAELESALHNNEFKPYYQPCVDRNGLIMGAEALIRWIKNDKIIPPSEFISQLEQSELIIKVEDKFIESVVSFISQTKKEGIPPYPIAINLSIKSLNSKDLFERVILKIKQNKIDTRYLKFEIVERAFLEKFEHLNKLILRFREKGISFSVDDFGTGYSSLSYLAKLPVDFLKIDMSFIRALSDEKTRNIVRSIIFLAKELNIQTIAEGVETKEQFDILKEMGCSCFQGYLFYRPMPESDFKSLLMERKNGQIR, from the coding sequence ATACGAAAAGCTATTTTTGCCCTAAGCCAGATAAATGAACTCATACTCACAGAGAATGATGAGCTTGAACTTTTCAGAAAACTAGCCAATCTTATAGTAGATAAAATAGGATATACCGAATGCATTGTTGGAAAGGTAGATGAAGAGACAAAGCTCATAGATAAATTATTTATAAGGGCAAAATTAAAGGAAGCAGAGAAACTCACAAAAAAACACCTTATAGGTGTTGATCCTGAAAAACCGTATGGTAGAGGTTCAGCTTCAAAAGCGTATCAATCCAAAAAGGTCATTCTTATTCCTGAGGTTAAAACAAATCCAAATATGGCCTACTGGAATGAGTTTTACATTAATTTCAATATACACTCAGCATGCTCAATCCCGATAATCAAAAATGAAAGGGTTGAGTATATTATAATTCTTCTTGATACAACACCTTATGCATTTGATGAAAACCATATGGAACTTTTAGAAAGATTGCAGCTTAACCTGTCATTTGCTTTAGAAAAGATCCAGAATCAAAAGGATATGGCATTATTCAATGAAGCGTTAGAAAAAACGCATGAATGGGCAATAATAACCAACAGAGATGGTGTTATATTAAAAGCGAACAAAGCTGTAAGCGATATTTCAGGATACTCAAGAAACGAACTTTTAGGCAAAAAGCCAAATATATTTAAATCAGGCTACCATGATAAAAAATTTTATGAAAACCTTTGGAATACAATATTATCAGGAAAAACATTCTCTGCAAAATTCACAAACAAAACCAAAAATGGCTCGATTTTTTATTTAGACTCACTCATAACACCCATACTTCACAATGGGGAAGTTTATAGATTTGTAGATTTATCCAGAAACATAACAAAAGAAGTTATCTACTCAGAAAGGCTAAAGTTTCAATCAAGCTTGTATAATATATTGTTTCATCTAACAAATATATCAACTCAGATAAAATCGAAACGAGAATACCTCAAAAAACTAACAAAACTTTTTGTAAAATTCGCCCAAATAAACATCTCATTTATGATAAAGGTTCATAACAACAAAATAATCATAACCAACACCACCGCAAAAAATAGGAAATATAAAGATATGACAAAGAAACTTCAAGTTATAATAAACAACAACCCTCTATTAGCCATACCAGCCCTAAAAACACTAAAAAATGGCAGGGTTTATATACAAAACAATGCAATGGATGAAAAATTGAAACCTATAAGCGAAATAGCAACTATATATGGCATAGGTTCTTGCTGCTCCATCCCTATAAAAGAAAAAGGAAAAACAGAGGCAGCTTTAGTTCTTGTATCGACCCAAAAAAATATATTTGACAAAAAGTTATTTGAATTAGTCAACACTGTAGCAAAACAGATAGAGGTCACCTTAGGTAAAATAGATAAAGAAAGGTTTCTCAACATAGTCCTAACAGCTATAAATATAGGATTCGAGTTTGTTTTCATAGTGGATAAAAACTTAAAATTCGTGTATATCAATGATTCTTTAAAAAAGGTCTCTGGATATTCAAACAAAGATGTAATAAACAAATCCCTTATTGACTTTCTAGTAAAAGATGAGGATAAAGATTCCATAAAAAACCTTATAACCAAATTAAAAACGGGTGAGTCTATATCAAAAGCCATAACATATAGAAAAAAAGATGGCAAACTAGAGAGTTTCTTAGCCACAATAACCCCACATAAAGAAAACGACTCCGTGGAATATTTTATAGGAGTAGGCAAACAAATAACCCCAGAGAACGACTTATTAAATGAGCTAAATAAACTACTACATTACGATTCATTAACGGGACTTTTAAATTCAAAAGCGTTTGTAGAATCTATAGAAAAATTCCTTATAAGGGCGAAAAAAGAGGAACTAATCGGTGCAATAGCCGTAATAAACCCTCTATCATTCAAAAATATAAATGAAGCATTTGGTTTTGAGACAGGTAATCAAATACTCACTCAAGTTGCCCAGAGGTTAAAAAGCGCTACATTCAATTACGATATAGTGGCAAAACTTGAATCCGATAGGTTTGGTATAATTTTAAAAGATTTAAAAAAAGAAGAAGACTCATTAATCGCTTTAGAGAGAATACTCAAAGAACTAGCAAAACCATACAGAATAAATAATTCAAATATTATTCTTTCATTCAACATAGGCTTAAGTTTATACCCAAAGGATGGAACATCAACAAAAGAGCTTCTAAATAAGGCTCAAATTGCATTAGCGGATGCAAGATCGAGAGGAGAAGATAGAATAGGCTTTTTTAGAAAGAACTTTGAAACAAAGGCAACAAAACTAATAAAACTTAAGGCTGAACTTGAGTCTGCTTTACATAACAATGAGTTTAAACCCTATTACCAGCCATGTGTTGACAGAAACGGCTTAATAATGGGTGCAGAGGCATTAATAAGATGGATAAAAAATGATAAAATCATTCCGCCATCTGAGTTTATATCACAACTCGAACAATCAGAACTTATAATAAAAGTAGAAGATAAGTTTATAGAGAGTGTAGTGAGTTTTATAAGCCAAACAAAGAAAGAAGGTATACCTCCCTATCCTATTGCAATCAACCTTTCGATTAAGTCCTTAAACAGCAAAGACCTTTTTGAGAGGGTTATATTAAAGATAAAGCAAAACAAGATAGATACAAGATACCTAAAGTTTGAAATTGTTGAAAGAGCATTTTTGGAAAAGTTTGAACACCTAAATAAACTTATACTCAGGTTTAGAGAAAAGGGTATTTCATTTTCTGTGGATGATTTTGGTACAGGCTATTCTTCTTTGTCGTATCTTGCAAAATTGCCTGTGGACTTTTTAAAAATAGATATGTCCTTTATTCGAGCATTAAGTGACGAAAAAACAAGAAACATAGTAAGATCAATAATATTCTTAGCAAAAGAGCTAAATATACAGACAATTGCAGAAGGAGTGGAAACAAAAGAACAGTTTGATATACTTAAGGAGATGGGGTGTAGCTGTTTTCAGGGATATCTATTTTACAGACCCATGCCAGAAAGTGATTTCAAAAGTCTATTAATGGAAAGAAAGAATGGACAAATACGATAG
- a CDS encoding PAS domain S-box protein: MQNSEIVNAIKDSTIIGIYVYEEKGKIIFVNETFKKLTGYTEEELIGKVAADLIEGPEKKLALYNIAERLKGKRFSSKYSEIHFKTKEGFLKPAIVFAHTITHLGKPFGLVMVIDKTQEKAYEKLFLP; this comes from the coding sequence ATGCAAAATAGTGAAATAGTAAACGCTATAAAAGATTCAACTATAATAGGAATTTATGTATACGAAGAAAAAGGAAAAATTATATTTGTTAATGAAACCTTCAAAAAACTCACAGGTTATACAGAAGAAGAACTAATTGGTAAAGTTGCAGCCGATTTAATAGAAGGACCAGAAAAAAAACTTGCTTTATACAACATAGCCGAACGCTTAAAGGGAAAAAGATTCTCATCAAAATATTCAGAAATCCACTTCAAAACAAAAGAAGGATTTTTAAAACCAGCTATAGTCTTTGCCCATACCATAACTCATCTTGGCAAACCTTTTGGCCTCGTTATGGTTATAGACAAAACACAAGAAAAAGCATACGAAAAGCTATTTTTGCCCTAA
- a CDS encoding SIR2 family NAD-dependent protein deacylase has translation MIERIKKAADKIKKAKRITILTGAGISKASGIPTFRGEDGLWGKYSISEFATLEAFHKDPKKVWQWYNYRKKLIKQAEPNKAHYVLVELERIFKDGFALITQNIDNLHTKAGNKSVYELHGNIFEVKCLICNKIYHDQTIYKDDQLPPKCKYCQSIRTRPNVVWFGESLDVELIKKAMALAASCDVFISVGTSGGVQPAAGLPKIAQRMGKYVVEFNAEYSAISMFADDVIIGNAEKTLPMLLNYLTR, from the coding sequence GTGATTGAAAGGATAAAGAAAGCAGCAGATAAAATAAAAAAAGCAAAAAGGATCACCATACTTACAGGCGCAGGTATATCCAAAGCAAGCGGCATACCAACATTTAGAGGCGAAGATGGGCTTTGGGGTAAATACTCTATTAGTGAGTTTGCAACTTTAGAGGCATTTCATAAAGATCCTAAAAAGGTCTGGCAGTGGTACAACTACAGGAAAAAACTCATAAAGCAAGCAGAACCCAACAAAGCGCATTATGTTCTTGTTGAGCTTGAAAGGATATTTAAAGATGGATTTGCTCTTATAACCCAAAATATAGACAATCTCCATACAAAAGCAGGAAATAAATCGGTCTATGAGTTACACGGCAATATATTTGAAGTTAAATGTCTGATATGTAACAAAATATACCATGATCAGACAATCTACAAGGATGATCAACTCCCACCAAAATGTAAATACTGCCAGAGTATAAGAACACGACCCAATGTAGTTTGGTTTGGTGAGAGCTTAGATGTTGAACTAATCAAAAAAGCAATGGCACTTGCTGCCAGTTGTGATGTTTTTATATCTGTAGGTACAAGCGGTGGGGTACAACCCGCTGCAGGACTACCAAAAATAGCCCAGCGAATGGGTAAATATGTGGTTGAGTTTAATGCAGAATATTCAGCCATTTCGATGTTTGCAGATGATGTAATTATTGGCAATGCTGAAAAAACGTTACCCATGCTTCTGAATTACTTAACAAGATAG
- a CDS encoding DedA family protein, with amino-acid sequence MLGKIVEFIVSAIGYGGYGGIFILMFLESSFFPFPSEVVVPPAAYLAAKGQMDLWIVIVSSILGSLAGALFNYFISIKLGHPFLAKYGKYVGLGEKTLKKVDDYFNKHGEISTFIGRLLPGIRQYISLPAGIARMNLVKFSIFTFLGAGIWVGILAFIGFSVGNNPEMVKRMLHHTYTYIVAFSLVLITVYLYIQRRRGNDRGI; translated from the coding sequence GTGCTTGGCAAGATAGTTGAATTTATAGTATCCGCTATAGGATATGGAGGATATGGAGGAATTTTTATATTGATGTTTTTAGAAAGCTCTTTCTTTCCCTTTCCAAGTGAGGTTGTTGTGCCACCTGCTGCTTATCTTGCTGCCAAAGGCCAAATGGATTTATGGATTGTTATAGTATCATCTATTCTTGGGAGCCTTGCAGGGGCGTTATTTAACTATTTTATCTCTATAAAACTCGGTCATCCATTTTTAGCAAAATACGGAAAATATGTAGGCTTGGGCGAAAAAACCCTTAAAAAGGTTGATGACTATTTCAATAAACACGGGGAAATCAGCACTTTTATTGGAAGATTATTGCCCGGTATTAGACAGTACATCTCCTTACCTGCAGGTATTGCAAGGATGAATCTGGTAAAATTTAGTATTTTTACGTTTTTAGGCGCTGGAATCTGGGTAGGAATATTGGCGTTTATAGGCTTTAGTGTGGGCAATAATCCAGAAATGGTAAAGAGAATGCTTCATCACACATACACATATATAGTGGCGTTTTCTTTGGTGTTAATAACAGTTTATTTGTATATCCAAAGGAGAAGAGGCAATGATAGGGGAATTTAG